The following proteins are co-located in the Clavibacter capsici genome:
- a CDS encoding ABC transporter ATP-binding protein, which translates to MPDKTPVSAILDGDAGPGCAKKDPIIVAHGVSRQFGGLKAVDVDHLEIPRGSITALIGPNGAGKTTFFNLLTGFDKPNTGKWEFSGRNLAGMSAFRVARLGMVRTFQLTKALGGMTVLENMRLGATGQGGENFFSALVRPLWRRKEDEITERARGLLTKFKLDAKEDDYAASLSGGQRKLLEMARALMTRPELVMLDEPMAGVNPALTQSLLHHILDLKTEGMTVLFVEHDMHMVNEIADWVVVMAEGRIVAEGPPSTVMSDPAVIDAYLGAHHDTDLGTLTGQREVAKDMESDLVKDEIEKEAAEK; encoded by the coding sequence TTGCCTGACAAGACCCCGGTCTCGGCCATCCTCGACGGCGACGCCGGTCCGGGCTGCGCCAAGAAGGACCCGATCATCGTCGCGCACGGCGTCAGCCGGCAGTTCGGCGGCCTGAAGGCGGTCGACGTCGACCACCTCGAGATCCCGCGCGGCTCCATCACCGCGCTCATCGGCCCGAACGGCGCCGGCAAGACGACGTTCTTCAACCTGCTGACCGGCTTCGACAAGCCGAACACCGGCAAGTGGGAGTTCTCGGGCCGGAACCTGGCCGGGATGAGCGCCTTCCGCGTCGCCCGCCTCGGCATGGTCCGCACCTTCCAGCTCACCAAGGCCCTCGGCGGCATGACGGTGCTGGAGAACATGCGCCTCGGCGCCACGGGCCAGGGCGGCGAGAACTTCTTCTCGGCGCTCGTCCGCCCGCTGTGGCGCAGGAAGGAGGACGAGATCACGGAGCGCGCCCGCGGGCTCCTGACGAAGTTCAAGCTCGACGCCAAGGAGGACGACTACGCGGCCAGCCTCTCGGGCGGCCAGCGCAAGCTCCTCGAGATGGCGCGTGCCCTCATGACCCGCCCGGAGCTCGTCATGCTCGACGAGCCCATGGCCGGCGTCAACCCGGCGCTCACGCAGTCGCTGCTGCACCACATCCTCGACCTCAAGACCGAGGGCATGACGGTGCTGTTCGTCGAGCACGACATGCACATGGTCAACGAGATCGCCGACTGGGTGGTCGTGATGGCCGAGGGCCGCATCGTCGCCGAGGGCCCGCCCTCGACCGTGATGAGCGACCCGGCCGTCATCGACGCCTACCTCGGCGCCCACCACGACACCGACCTCGGCACCCTCACGGGCCAGCGCGAGGTGGCGAAGGACATGGAGTCCGACCTCGTCAAGGACGAGATCGAGAAGGAAGCGGCAGAGAAGTGA
- a CDS encoding ABC transporter ATP-binding protein has translation MTTERVLQTTDLHAGYLPGVNILNGCNVHVDRGELVGIIGPNGAGKSTLLKAIFGQVNVRGGSIELNGQDITGLKADKLVSRGVGMVPQNNNVFPTLTIDENLQMGVYQKPKMYKERLAFVTDLFPELGKRLKQRAGSLSGGERQMVAMSRALMMDPTVLLLDEPSAGLSPVRQDETFINVAQINRAGVSVMIVEQNARRALQICDRGYVLDQGKDAYEGRGRELMNDPKVIELYLGTLAADQEKAKAAPQP, from the coding sequence GTGACGACAGAGCGGGTCCTCCAGACCACCGACCTCCACGCGGGCTACCTGCCGGGCGTCAACATCCTCAACGGGTGCAACGTGCACGTCGACAGGGGCGAGCTCGTCGGCATCATCGGTCCGAACGGCGCGGGCAAGTCCACGCTGCTGAAGGCGATCTTCGGGCAGGTGAACGTGCGCGGCGGCAGCATCGAGCTGAACGGCCAGGACATCACCGGGCTCAAGGCCGACAAGCTCGTCTCGCGCGGCGTGGGCATGGTGCCGCAGAACAACAACGTGTTCCCCACGCTCACCATCGACGAGAACCTCCAGATGGGCGTGTACCAGAAGCCCAAGATGTACAAGGAGCGGCTGGCGTTCGTCACCGACCTGTTCCCGGAGCTCGGCAAGCGGCTCAAGCAGCGCGCTGGATCCCTCTCCGGCGGCGAGCGGCAGATGGTCGCCATGTCCCGGGCGCTCATGATGGATCCCACGGTGCTGCTCCTCGACGAGCCGTCGGCGGGCCTCTCCCCCGTCCGCCAGGACGAGACGTTCATCAACGTCGCGCAGATCAACCGCGCCGGCGTCTCCGTGATGATCGTGGAGCAGAACGCCCGCCGCGCGCTGCAGATCTGCGACCGCGGCTACGTGCTCGACCAGGGCAAGGACGCGTACGAGGGCCGCGGGCGCGAGCTCATGAACGACCCGAAGGTCATCGAGCTGTACCTCGGCACGCTCGCGGCCGACCAGGAGAAGGCCAAGGCGGCGCCCCAGCCCTGA